The DNA region actcgctaccaccttcgctgtcagctcgcctggcgaatttattgacaatttactggagcttttcgcttggcgctcgcctagcgaaccagtgcttcgccacagccctcgcctagcgagcaggctgatgaatgcttgtttgctttggttcctttgccaactttcttgtgtcttcaatttcaattatttcatgccttctttctgcacaataacacacaaatcaaaggcaccaagcttgtttatcaatgtaatgcatttcatcaaaaaccaaggtgattttgacaattttagcagggaaatagagtgaaagatgcccacatatgatagctcaagtaagcacttttgggcatctaacaacagcaaaaggaaaaggaaatGGGTTATGAGGTCACTTTGCTTTAACCCCCTCTGGATACGTATTTCTTGGCTCGAGCAACCATTTACCCAGACCAAAAGATTATTAGAGAAACCTCAAGCATGAACTCAACCCTTCCATTTTTCATTAAAATCGAACATAGAAATCATATAATATAGAAAAACCTAACTCACTGAATCATAGACTTTTTTAAATTCCACTTTAAAAGTCAAGAAATATTTTTTTCTCTTCATGTCTAGGCCCACTAACTCATTCAGAACAATCACCTCATCAACTAGAAGTCTACTTTTGAGGAAGATCAAATGATTAGGAGATATAAGCTTATCTATCACACTAGAAAGCCAACCAACCAAAACCTTAGTTAGGAACTTATAGAGAATCCTACTAGGAAAATAGGTCTGAAGTCTCCCATACGATAGGGAGAATTAACCTCCGGGATTAAGGTCACAAAATAAGAGGAAAAACTATGGGGAAGAGAAGCAAACTAATGAAACTGATCAAACATACTTACAACTTTATCCCTCAAAAGGGGGAGAGTCCttttaaaaaaggaaaaaatgaaCCCATCAAGGCCCAAACCCTTATTCCCATTGCACAAAGCATCTGTCTGATCAATCTCCGATAGAAGGAAAGGAGTTGTGAGACTAGAACACTCCTCCTCGGAAAAAGAGGGGAAAATAACTCCATCCAATTTGGATAGGTCAATAAGTGATTCTCTATAATGGTTAGAGAAATAATTTTCCACCTCTTGACGAATCTCGAAAACCCCTTCGACCCAAGTATCTCCTACCCTAAAAGTTAAAATTATGTTTCCTTCTAGCTCTGCTCTTTATACAAACATGAAAGAATCTAGAATTTATAAACCCTCTTAAAACCACTTAGTTCTAGATCTTTGGAGAAATCGGACATCCTTGATACACAACATGATAACATAAAGATAAAATATAAAGTAATTGCAAGTTGATCTCAGATAATGTAATAAAAGTCACGGTTGTTACCATTTTAATTTTCATGATCAACACATAAAAAAAAGATAGtaaaacatggcaaagtgtaaACCATAGAGGAAAGTGATAAACGATTTGTTTGCTACATTAATTTATAATATGCAAAATAACAACTACTTTATTATCATGAATGCAAAATTACATCACGAATAACAATTATGAAGAGGAGAATTGATATGTTGAGAACAACATCAAGAATAACCATACAACAAACTCTAGACTCACAAACCGTAAAATTTATCTTTAACTTATTCTTCAAATTTAGATTCTTAGTTCCCTAAATTCTTTCTTATGGAGGGAAAAAGAAATTAGTAACTTAATTTTCATATACTCATTTCCTTTTGACTAATAGTCTACCCCATGCATTGATGGCACACACTCCATACTTTTTACCAGTGTTTCTTTTGATATAGATATAACCATCCTTTCCCCATTTTGTGCCCCATGAATTCTTCACGATCCAATATTCTTCGTGGTTAACAGAATCATAACCCACTACTACCACGGCGTGATTTATTTTCATAGAATCAGACGGGCAATCTTTACCTGTAAAAACTCCCTGCCAAAGAATAAATATGTTCTTCATAAAGAAATGCAAAAATACTAGAAAAATacattttaaattttttctctCAATATAACGAGTATAACACTAGATTCGAACCATTCAACCATTAACCACCTAATTTTTCTGTCACATTAAAATAAGATATGAAGAAAACAACTACTCTCCCATCTTAAAGTACTCATGACATAACAAAATAATATATTTCTATTGGATAGAGTATCATCGTTAAATTCTTTAATATATATAATTTATTGGTGGTCCTTCTAAGCTTAATGGATATCTAATTTATTTCTTGAGTTGAGGTTTTTTTAGTGAGACTATATATAATAAAAAGAGATGGATAAATTATATAACTACTTACACCGTTGTAATGTTGAAATTCTTTTGTAGCATAAATAGCAACACTAAGAGGCTGCGTAGCAACTGCACACAACAATTCCTTCTCCGATTTCTTCACGGGACGATGTGAGTTAATGCTACTAGTTGGACTATTTGCAATCTACAAGTAGGTGgtttaaattaatataatatatgCTTAAACTAAAAAAATATTAATAGTTGATAGAAATTAAGAACCTTGGAGGATCTGCAATCACCCTTCTTTCCAGTATAAGGATAATCCTTTTGTGTTGCAATCCCTTTGTTTCGAATTACCCAATTTAATGCTGCGACCACAATTCCTCCAGAACAACTTCCATATGGATCACAATCTAGAAGCTCTTGCTCTGAAAGGCTAATAAGCTTCCTTGTCTTTATTGCAACTATTCCTTCAATAGCGGCAACAGCTGAGAATGCCCAACAAGAACCtaataaaataaatcaaatttAATTAGTCGTACATCTTATctataattgaattcataaatataaGAAAAAAACTTACCACAACCGCCTTGGCTCTTAATAGGAGTGACAGCACCTTTCAACCTCCAGTCCAAAGTTGAAGGTGGTTTACTACATGTTAattcatcaacatcatcatcatccaCAATATCCATTGTGTCTGTGTTCATTGTCATGTATGTTTCTTTGAACTCCGTGAAGCTCATATCAGTAAAGTTGGTCAAACCAAGGAGGGAGCTATGAGGCGAATCTCTCTTTGCATTGGTCTCTACGATATACTTCAAATTTGAAACAAATATTTTCAATTTCCTTGCCATCTCTTCTTGATCACCGTAGACTCGTCCATGGTCTTTCTTCCATAC from Lathyrus oleraceus cultivar Zhongwan6 chromosome 1, CAAS_Psat_ZW6_1.0, whole genome shotgun sequence includes:
- the LOC127080882 gene encoding ervatamin-B, with translation MRISFTSKRFRFFIVFTACLCIYFAIQKNKDHKKKDIASISSRFEIPTSKYTSILGPKLDKLPNQDGVIELFKVWKKDHGRVYGDQEEMARKLKIFVSNLKYIVETNAKRDSPHSSLLGLTNFTDMSFTEFKETYMTMNTDTMDIVDDDDVDELTCSKPPSTLDWRLKGAVTPIKSQGGCGSCWAFSAVAAIEGIVAIKTRKLISLSEQELLDCDPYGSCSGGIVVAALNWVIRNKGIATQKDYPYTGKKGDCRSSKIANSPTSSINSHRPVKKSEKELLCAVATQPLSVAIYATKEFQHYNGGVFTGKDCPSDSMKINHAVVVVGYDSVNHEEYWIVKNSWGTKWGKDGYIYIKRNTGKKYGVCAINAWGRLLVKRK